Proteins from a genomic interval of Verrucomicrobiota bacterium:
- a CDS encoding response regulator: MKVLSIDDSKIVHRVVTKALKNFDVEVLTAPNGMEGFIKARQEIPDLIVLDVNMPIMNGYETLEKLKQTSETAAIPVIMMTSEEGAKSQERAFEAGTWMYLVKPFEDDVFINSVMSLIPLAPRAEQA, encoded by the coding sequence ATGAAAGTTCTTAGTATAGATGACTCAAAAATTGTGCACAGGGTAGTCACCAAAGCGCTAAAGAATTTTGATGTCGAAGTGTTGACTGCGCCGAACGGAATGGAGGGCTTTATTAAAGCTAGACAAGAGATCCCCGATCTCATTGTTCTAGATGTTAATATGCCCATAATGAATGGCTATGAAACGCTAGAAAAACTAAAGCAAACCTCTGAGACGGCAGCTATTCCGGTGATCATGATGACTTCAGAAGAAGGTGCTAAAAGTCAAGAAAGGGCCTTTGAAGCCGGTACATGGATGTATCTAGTAAAACCTTTTGAAGATGATGTATTTATTAATTCAGTCATGTCTCTTATTCCGCTAGCACCGAGAGCTGAGCAAGCCTAA
- a CDS encoding ribonuclease III domain-containing protein, whose protein sequence is MSKSDLGALDEARMREKAWIGDAVLALFSRIWLLEHKDFKHQELRNKIFIRMTSNRFLSSLGEPTKVEAEIGLVYEREGLESAFSYLEGSVVPLVNSQLANLRKSNPGKKLADLV, encoded by the coding sequence GTGTCAAAATCAGATTTAGGTGCTTTGGATGAAGCCAGAATGCGCGAAAAGGCTTGGATTGGAGATGCCGTTTTAGCTCTCTTTTCTAGAATCTGGTTGTTGGAGCATAAAGATTTCAAGCACCAGGAGCTTAGAAATAAAATTTTTATTCGCATGACCTCAAATCGGTTCCTGTCATCCCTAGGGGAACCTACAAAAGTTGAGGCGGAGATTGGCTTGGTATATGAACGAGAAGGGCTAGAGTCAGCTTTTAGTTATCTAGAAGGATCGGTAGTCCCCCTTGTTAATAGTCAGTTGGCTAATCTTAGAAAGAGTAATCCAGGTAAAAAACTAGCAGACCTTGTTTAG
- a CDS encoding response regulator, with protein sequence MLYTDDAMSCQRAITKLRGQYGAYVTASSSGTSALELLKGNSYNLIISDIVMEDMNGWELYAILRQDLGIIEAPILFYSALVDELQASFLDDGPEENSMIVSQKSGALIILDNSTKPPERCSTSGPNCSVEL encoded by the coding sequence ATTCTCTATACAGATGATGCGATGTCTTGCCAAAGAGCCATAACTAAGTTGAGGGGGCAGTATGGTGCCTATGTCACAGCATCTAGTTCAGGAACTTCCGCTCTAGAGCTCCTTAAAGGTAATTCCTACAATTTGATTATCTCAGACATTGTGATGGAGGACATGAATGGCTGGGAGCTATATGCGATTTTACGTCAGGATTTAGGCATTATCGAAGCACCTATTTTATTCTATTCGGCACTAGTAGATGAACTACAAGCTAGCTTTCTCGATGATGGGCCTGAGGAGAATAGCATGATCGTCTCCCAAAAATCTGGTGCCCTAATCATACTGGATAATTCAACAAAACCACCAGAGCGTTGTAGCACATCGGGGCCAAATTGCTCGGTCGAACTGTAA
- a CDS encoding WYL domain-containing protein, translating to MPRKASRPPLARMLRIHEQLQKNIHPNCRKLGALLEVAAKTIQRDIDFMRDQLCLPIEYNQKKFGYYYTEAVTSFPTVQVSEGELVALYVAQKAMAQYRGTVFEKPLQAAFHKLTDGLRDQVSFELGHWDSFFSFHSLGTTVADLELFERLSTAVTQSREISFLYKKLSAQENELRHVQPYHLASIDNQWYLFAFDLDRSEIRTFALPRIESVELGSQTFTIAEDFSISEMLKNSFGVFSGQQTYEVRIAFDSWASRLIQERLWHPSQNIISLADNSLELTLTINSLPEIERWILSWGPHAKVLEPKELKDSILKSLSNMQNLYP from the coding sequence ATGCCTAGGAAAGCATCTAGACCACCCTTAGCTCGCATGCTAAGAATCCATGAACAACTGCAAAAAAACATTCACCCGAACTGCCGTAAATTAGGAGCTCTTCTCGAAGTGGCTGCTAAGACAATCCAGAGAGACATCGACTTTATGAGGGACCAGCTGTGTCTTCCCATAGAATATAATCAAAAGAAATTTGGCTATTATTACACGGAGGCTGTAACAAGCTTTCCGACCGTTCAAGTCTCCGAAGGTGAACTTGTAGCCCTCTATGTAGCTCAAAAAGCTATGGCACAATATAGAGGCACCGTATTTGAAAAACCACTGCAGGCTGCATTTCATAAGCTAACAGATGGTTTAAGAGATCAGGTATCTTTTGAACTAGGCCACTGGGATTCTTTTTTCTCATTTCATTCACTTGGAACAACTGTAGCAGACTTGGAGTTATTTGAGCGTCTCAGTACAGCAGTTACTCAGTCAAGAGAGATCTCATTTTTATACAAAAAACTATCCGCTCAGGAGAACGAGTTGCGCCATGTACAGCCATACCACCTGGCTTCTATTGATAATCAGTGGTATCTCTTTGCTTTCGATTTAGATCGATCCGAAATCCGAACTTTCGCATTACCGAGAATCGAGTCTGTTGAATTAGGCTCTCAAACATTTACTATAGCAGAGGATTTCTCGATATCTGAGATGCTCAAGAATAGCTTTGGTGTTTTTTCTGGCCAGCAAACTTACGAAGTTCGCATAGCTTTCGATTCATGGGCTTCCAGATTGATTCAAGAAAGGCTTTGGCATCCCTCCCAAAATATAATTTCTCTAGCTGACAACAGCCTTGAATTAACTCTTACTATCAATAGCTTGCCCGAGATAGAGCGCTGGATTCTAAGTTGGGGTCCTCATGCCAAAGTCCTAGAGCCAAAGGAGCTAAAAGACTCTATCCTAAAGAGCCTATCTAACATGCAGAATCTTTACCCTTGA
- a CDS encoding alpha/beta fold hydrolase, with protein sequence MFSINKDILLIHGIDDTSRVFRRMRLHLEEHGWKTHAFDLAPPDGSLGLEELALQVDRYANTNLPSKYQLISFSMGGLVSRYYLQRLGGLKRVDKFITLATPHYGTITAYARFNEAARQMRPNSPFLQDLNRDITQLQEISFSSIWTPFDLMIIPANSSHVASANNLQVPVLMHPWMLISPNCWKAIHKILSS encoded by the coding sequence ATTTTCTCTATAAATAAAGATATACTGCTTATTCATGGAATAGATGATACCTCTCGCGTATTTCGGAGGATGAGGCTACATCTCGAGGAACATGGCTGGAAAACCCATGCCTTTGATTTAGCGCCACCAGATGGCTCCTTAGGCCTTGAGGAATTAGCCTTACAAGTAGACCGATATGCCAATACGAATCTACCGTCAAAATATCAATTAATTTCGTTCAGCATGGGTGGCCTTGTAAGTAGATATTATTTACAGAGGCTAGGAGGCCTTAAGCGTGTAGATAAATTTATTACCCTAGCAACGCCTCATTACGGAACAATTACAGCTTATGCCCGTTTTAATGAAGCAGCGCGCCAAATGCGTCCAAATAGTCCATTCTTACAAGACTTAAACAGGGATATCACTCAATTACAAGAAATCTCCTTTAGTTCCATTTGGACACCCTTCGATCTTATGATTATCCCAGCGAATAGTAGTCATGTTGCTAGCGCAAATAATTTGCAAGTGCCTGTGTTAATGCATCCATGGATGCTTATCTCCCCCAATTGCTGGAAAGCTATCCATAAAATTTTAAGCTCTTAG
- a CDS encoding HDOD domain-containing protein — MSEQVSPLEKLAETVPSLPDVVTVLDRELKKPDCSPSSVECVINTDGALSARLLKIANSSFYGFASRIETISQALTMIGLAQLRDLVVSASVMRIFQGINIKGFSMESYWRHSVATGICARQIATQRGETNLEPYFVTGLLHDIGRLVVFKNLPAKSDQAIKLAETKRISVIEAENEIFRFNHADLACRIMKNWKLPPRIYDVVENHHKPTQTSGFYTETIILHVADLITNLMKIGDSGEVIINAAIPKDAVIFKDLDFELTQLIEEVEHLSREACDNFLI, encoded by the coding sequence ATGAGTGAACAAGTAAGCCCGCTAGAAAAATTAGCGGAAACCGTCCCCTCGCTGCCAGACGTGGTTACAGTGCTAGATCGTGAGCTCAAGAAACCAGACTGCTCTCCATCATCAGTGGAATGTGTTATTAACACAGATGGTGCACTCTCCGCGCGTTTATTAAAAATTGCCAACAGTTCCTTCTATGGATTTGCCTCACGCATTGAAACTATCTCGCAGGCTCTAACTATGATTGGCTTAGCACAACTTCGTGATTTAGTAGTAAGTGCTTCCGTCATGCGTATTTTTCAAGGTATCAATATAAAGGGATTTAGCATGGAGTCATACTGGAGGCACAGTGTTGCCACCGGTATATGTGCACGTCAGATTGCTACTCAGCGAGGTGAAACGAATCTTGAACCTTATTTTGTTACTGGCCTCCTACATGATATAGGTAGACTTGTAGTCTTTAAAAACCTACCTGCAAAGTCAGACCAAGCTATCAAGCTAGCTGAGACAAAGAGGATATCTGTAATAGAAGCTGAAAATGAAATTTTTCGCTTCAATCATGCAGATCTTGCTTGTCGGATCATGAAAAACTGGAAACTGCCGCCAAGAATTTATGACGTCGTAGAAAACCACCATAAACCTACGCAAACTTCTGGGTTCTACACTGAAACTATCATTCTCCACGTAGCTGATCTCATTACCAATTTAATGAAGATTGGTGACAGCGGTGAGGTTATTATCAATGCTGCCATACCTAAAGATGCAGTGATTTTTAAAGACTTGGACTTTGAGCTAACGCAGTTGATAGAAGAAGTGGAGCACCTAAGCCGCGAAGCTTGCGACAATTTTCTCATTTAG